The sequence below is a genomic window from Nostoc sp. KVJ3.
TAACTTTCGGAATCACTGCTCATTTGATCCCAATACGCTTGGGATAAGCTTTTTTCTCTTCCCCTGCCTCAACGGATAAATTTCTTAACCCAAGCGTATTGCATTTGACCCCTATCTCGGCTGAACCCCTATTCGCTCTGTGAGTGAAAAAATACAAAATCTTTTTCCATGAGTGCCGCTCTCTAATGTATAAATAAAAAATCAGTAAACAAACTTTGTTTGTATTAGCAATATGCCTAAACAATTGAGTGATTTTCAGGTTTTCCCCAAACATATCGGCACTTGGTCAGGCTACTGGATCAGAATGGATGCTAATGCTCAAGAAACAGAACGCTTTGAAGCAGAAATTACACAAAAGATAGTTGATAATCAATGGCTACAAACCAATACTTACCATTATGCTGACGGTAGAATTGTCAATAACAGTTTTGTTGGTAAGGTAATTAGTAATGATGAAATAGAAATAGAAGCAGTAGATGTTCCCGCATGGGAAAATTTCACCACTATTGCACGTGAACATGGAGATAGCATTATCATTTTTAATGTCTGGAATAAAACGACGGGACAATTATTTGCAACGGAAATGATTAATCTTGTAAATAACGATAATAAATGTCGCACCAGCCAAAGTTTTACAGAAGATGGGAATTTGAAAGGCTTAATGTTAATAGTTGAAAAGCGGATTTCTAGTTGAAAACTGGATGACGAATTAGACGTGATTTTTAGTATAGTTCAATCCCGCCAAATATCAGGAATAAAACTTCTATATTGGGGCGGATTTAGCAAAAAGACGCAGTTGCAGTCTCGCAAAAGTGATTGCCCGCATTTCTCACAAGTTTGAAATGCAGAGGGGCAAAGGAAAGGAGATTGAACTTGGCAATTGAACTCTCCCTGCACAAGCACAAGCACAGGCTTTGAGCATTGGTGAGAAATCCGGGTTATGAGCAAGCTCAAGAGTTAGCAGTCTCGAATGGTGGTTGATCTTTGATAGTTGAGGTGGATAAGTGCGAAGCTGTTATCAGGGGCAAGATGGCATCACCGTGGTCGGGTAGCGTCTTCTTGCGATCGCGGTCATTGTCCAAGCCATAACTGGGGTTTTTTGCATTAACCCCCGAAAAGGGGGATTCTAGAATTTGTTGTTGAATGGTACTTCACTCTTTTGATTAGTACGCGATCGGTGAAAGCTAGTCAGGGTGAAGATTATCACTATTTCTTAGACGATCTAAGAATGGCATTTTGAGACATGTAAAGAGACATAATTCAGACAAGTCTCAAATTGTACACTTTCTGAGACGGGGTTTAGCCAAGAATCTTATCTGGCAAGAGTTATAGGGTGATAGCGTCAAAACTCACTTTTCATAATCCCCCTTTTCGAGGGTTTATCCCAAAAACCCCTAACTGAAGATTAGCTGTATCTCTGATTGCGTTAGCAGGAGTCTAACGTATTAGATTATTACTGAGGGCTGAAATGACTAGAGCTTCATCTTTAACACCAGATTTTACTATTCGCCAACCCCAGAAGAATGGTATTGGTCGGTGGCAGTCGTGAAAACCTCTACGGATAAAGCAAGCTTTTAGCTTTTCCTTTTATTTCTTCAGGACATTCGTTAAACAAAGCCTCTTTTATATTGCTGCCCAAGTGTTCTGCCTTGAGCCATTCGGTCAGGCTATGTTTCCATATATTTTCATCATAGTAGTGCATTACATTCCCATCTTCATACAAGGTGTAGTCATCGTCTTGTATGAACGTACCTAGACATACGCTACATATTTCTTTTGCTTGTGTCATGTCCATCAATATGAAAATGTTGGTACAAAGTTAGCATCAGGTAAAAGTTTTACCAGGGTACCCCACACCCCCCATTTTTCCGATTGAAACCTTGTGAATCTGACGCCAATCCCTATTAGGGATTGAAACAGAATCAAAGCGTTATGCCCGTGCCAAAATCAATCTTTTGGTTAGTGTCTAGCTCTACACCACTTCTAGTCACTGGCGATAACATAGCCAAGCTTGCAGCCGCTCCCAACACCTGAGCGTCAGTTACTTCCAAATATCTCTGCAACTGTTCTAAATTCCGATGCCCCGAAATTTCCTGTATCACCCTCAAGGGAATACCAGCATTACTCATCTGGGTTAAAGCTCCCAAAACTACCAACATAAGGAAATACGTGAGCGCCAGTCAGGGCTGACTCGACTATTGGGCATCACCGTGACACTCACTTGTGTAGTACTAACGTAGTTATTTAGTAGTTTTTTTTGATGAAAGTGATTTGAAATTGACTCTCCTTCATCACTTTTTTTCAAAAAAACTTTCCGCCAATTTTGGCGTACTGTGCGTCAAAATTCAATATTATTATTCCGTGAAAGCATAATGTCACTGTGATCTTTAAAAATGCGGAATTTAGGTGAAATTCCATTTATTTGCCATAGCCCTGCCATTGGTGTGCGATTATGGGAGCCAGTTTAACCCTAATTCTCAATAGTGATAATTAGTTGACAATTGAGGTTTTGAAATTCCATTGATTTACCATCGCTGTGCCAGAAATCAGCGATAATGGGAGCCAATTTTTGATTTTCCACAAAGTTGCCAAAATTGAGCCACTGGGGTAAATCTTTAGTTCGTATGCGAAGTTTTTTTGACGAACTCTCTAGCGCGCACCTCAATACCGTAGCAGTCAAGTCGCTTTGCTCCAATTCGTAATTACTAATTCGTAATTCGTAATTAATACCCCATGAATAAATTCAGGGGCTTGGAATACTT
It includes:
- a CDS encoding DUF3598 family protein, translating into MPKQLSDFQVFPKHIGTWSGYWIRMDANAQETERFEAEITQKIVDNQWLQTNTYHYADGRIVNNSFVGKVISNDEIEIEAVDVPAWENFTTIAREHGDSIIIFNVWNKTTGQLFATEMINLVNNDNKCRTSQSFTEDGNLKGLMLIVEKRISS